The Benincasa hispida cultivar B227 chromosome 11, ASM972705v1, whole genome shotgun sequence genome has a segment encoding these proteins:
- the LOC120090597 gene encoding uncharacterized protein LOC120090597, whose amino-acid sequence MGQIASELKSRPQGALPSSTELPGNPRGSGMYTALKIDKNGHVKLCFMAIGASIEGWRYCKPIISVDASTLNGNDNIFPLEFSIVDFENDVSWECVLSVFNNVEYYVCIQHILRNLKKLFKDPFIDQFEKWSRTYSQRIRYEMMTTNPSECVNSVLKENRNLPVASLLDAIRGLLKNWFHDRRKASFSMTTILTPWAENILCSQHEQSRSFMVHPIDNVQYSVMDGDKQFLVKLNLGSCSCRVWDFEEISCSHALVILELLNMDIYSYVSNYYYSSTLSWTYLGCVRPIGVHSNWRVLDDDIRALPPIFKRSAGGPKKQRIPSKSEAKSSSLRCSRCHSKGHNSRTCKLRLISQ is encoded by the exons atgggccaaattgcgagtgagctgaagagTAGACCACAAGGGGCTCTGCCAAGTTCAACTGAACTTCCAGGCAACCCGAGGGGATCAG GAATGTACACTGCTTTAAAGATTGATAAAAATGGACATGTTAAATTATGTTTCATGGCAATTGGTGCATCTATTGAGGGATGGAGGTACTGTAAACCTATCATATCCGTTGACG CTTCCACACTAAATGGTAATGATAATATTTTCCCCCTTGAGTTTTCTATTGTTGATTTTGAGAATGATGTATCATGGGAATG TGTCTTAAGTGTGTTTAACAATGTTGAATACTATGTGTGCATTCAACACATTCTGCGaaatttgaagaagttgttcaagGATCCTTTTATTGACCA ATTTGAGAAGTGGTCACGTACATATTCTCAAAGAATAAGGTATGAAATGATGACAACAAACCCTTCAGAGTGTGTAAATTCTGTTTTGAAAGAGAATAGGAACTTACCGGTTGCAAGTTTACTCGACGCAATTAGAGGTTTACTGAAAAACTGGTTTCATGATCGAAGGAAAGCTAGTTTTTCAATGACAACAATTTTGACTCCTTGGGCAGAGAATATATTATGCAGCCAACATGAACAATCAAGAAGTTTCATG gttCATCCTATTGACAACGTTCAATACTCAGTAATGGATGGTGATAAACAATTCCTAGTAAAGCTtaatttgggatcttgtagctGTCGAGTATgggattttgaagaaatttcatGCTCTCATGCGCTTGTTATTCTTGAGCTGCTTAACATGGATATTTATTCCTATGTGTCTAATTATTATTACTCAAGCACGTTGTCATGGACATATCTGGGTTGTGTTCGACCTATTGGAGTCCATTCAAATTGGAGGGTTTTAGATGATGATATTAGAGCATTACCTCCTATTTTTAAACGTTCAGCAGGAGGACCTAAAAAACAAAGGATTCCATCTAAAAGTGAAGCTAAAAGTAGTTCATTAAGATGTAGTCGTTGTCATTCTAAAGGTCACAATTCTAGGACTTGCAAACTTCGCCTAATTAGTCAATGA